The nucleotide sequence TCTCATTTTGGATGCCCTATCTCTCATTTGGGATGCCCTATCTCTCATTTGGGATGCCCTATCTTTCATTTGGGATGCCCTGTCTCTCATTTGGGATGCCCTGTCTCTCATTTGGGATGCCCTATCTCATTTGGGATGCCCTATCTCATTTGGGATGCTGTATCATTTGGGATGCCCTATTTCTCATTAGGGATGCTCTCTCATTTTGGATGCCCTATCTCTCATTTGGGATGCCCTATCTCTCATTTGGGATGCCCTATCTTTCATTTGGGATGCCCTGTCTCTCATTTGGGATGCCCTGTCTCTCATTTGGGATGCCCTATCTCATTTGGGATGCCCTATCTCATTTGGGATGCCCTATCTCATTTGGGATGCCCTATCTCTCATTTGGGATGCCCTATCTTTCATTTGGGATGCCCTGTCTCTCATTTTGGATGCCCTGTCTCTCATTTTGGATGCCCTATCTCATTTGGGATGCCCTATCTCATTTGGGATGCCCTATCTCATTTGGGATGCCCTATCTCTCATTTGGGATGCCCTATCTCTCATTTGGGATGCCCTATCTCTCATTTGGGATGCCCTATCTCTCATTTGGGATATCCTATCTCTCATTTGGGATGCCCTATCTTATTTGGGATGCTCTATCATTTGGGATGGCCTGTGTTTCATTTGGGATGGCCTATGTCTCATTTGGGATGCCCTATCTCATTGGGGATGCTCTATCATCTGGGATGCTCTGTCATTTGGGATGCTCTATCTGTCATTAGGGATGCTCTCTCATTTGGGATGCCCTATCTCATTTGGGATGCCCTATCTCTCATTTGGGATATCCTATCTCTCATTTGGGATGCCCTATCTTATTTGGGATGCTCTATCATTTGGGATGGCCTGTGTTTCATTTGGGATGGCCTATGTCTCATTTGGGATACCCTATCTCTCATTTGAGATGCCCTATCTCTCATTTGGGATGCCCTATCTCTCATTTGGGATGCCCTATCTCATTTGGGATGCCCTATCTCTCATTTGGGATGCCCTATCTCTCATTTGAGATGCCCTATCTCTCATTTGAGATGCCCTATCTCTCATTTGGGATACCCTATCTCTCATTTGGGTCTCTTTGGTTGTGTGGGGCTTGGTTGTCCCCTTGACTAAACTTATCCAGGGCCATTCCCTTTGGTGAGGTGGGGCCCTGagctccactcctgctctcaccACTCAGGTGCTCTCACAATCCAGGAGGAGATCAGCCAGATCAAGCGCCGCTTGCAGGCGGGCAAGAGAACcccagagaggcagaagaagaaGCACCGGGATCGCATGGTGGAAAGGTAAGAGCTCCCAGCTGGATTATCCTTGGATTTCGGTGGCAGTGGCACTGGAGGCAGCCAGGCTCCATCCTGTTGTTCCTGGTTGTCCCGGTGTTTTGGCTGTTccttgggttgggaaggagcttgaagctcatccagtccgtagccacgggcagggacaccttgcatagagcagcttgctccaacctggccttgagcactgccagggatggggcagccaaacTTTCTCCATTCatcccatcccagtgtcccagcacccgCATGGGGAAGAGCTTCATCCCAATATCCCATCCAACTCTTCCTTCTTCCAGTTGGAAGCTGTTCCTCTCATCCCATCCTgtatccaaagcccctctccaggtttcttgcagcccccttcatcactggaagctgctctgaggtctccatgcagcttctcttctccagcccaaATGTTCTCCatgtgggagctgctccaggccctgctcaTCCCTGtggccttgctccagcagctccatgtcctcatactgagaacagcagagctggatgcagcatCCAAGCGGgatctcaccagagcagaggggcaggatcccctccttggacctgctgctcacacttgGATATGCAAAGGGTTGGAGACTTCCATGAGTTTATCTGCTGCCCTTTAAGTAGAGGGAGGGAGTCGACCCAGTGGGAATGTGGTGCCATACAGCAGGAATGATGGATTTGGGGCTCTTTTCCATCTCAACAGGATCCAGTTTGTTTGTTCGCTGTGCAAATACCGGACCTTCTACGACGACGAGATGAGCAGTCACCTGGAGAGCAAATTCCATAAGGAACACTTCAAGTTTGTTGGAACCAAGTTGCCTCAGCAGACAGCAGATTTCCTCCAGGTGAGCTCTGGATCCGTGTCTGTGCCTTGGGTTCCTTTGGGAATTGATCCTTAATAGTAAGAATATCACGTATTAGCTTGGAGATGCTGTAAAGCCCCGGAGCTGCTTCCCTAAGTAACCATGGGGGAAACTGCTGGAGAAGGTGGAGTGAGGTTGTAGTAAAGCTACAAAGATTGAGTTGAAATACTCCCTGCAGGAATACGTTGCCAACAAAACGAGGAAAACCGAGGAGCGCCGTAAAGCGATTGAGGACATCAACGCGGTCATTCAGCAGATATACAGGGACCAGGATCTTACACAAGGTGAGTTCCTGCTCCTGTGGGTAAGGGTTGCTTTGCTGGGGTGGTTGGGGTTGGAGAGAGGAGGCTGCAGGGGTAGGAAGGGGGGAGGTTGTAGGGGTAGGAAagggggaggctgcaggggtAGGGAGGGAGGAGGTTGTAGGGGTCGGAAGGGATTGGGATTGGAAGAGAGGAGGTTGTAAAACCTGGAACACAACCCAAATCCCTGGATTATTTTCCAGTTAAATCCCTTCTTTTCCAGACGTTGGCATGGAGCATTTCATCAAGAAGGTGGAGGCCGCTCATTGTGCGGCCTGCGACCTCTTCATCCCCATGCAGTACGGCATCATCCAGAAACACCTGAAGTCGCTGGACCACAACCACAACCGCAGGGTGAGTCGGGGCTCCCAAGCTTCCAGGAGCATGGATTCGGGTGGGATGAGTTCCTCCCATTCCTGAAAGCCAGGAGGAACTCTTCTTCATCCTCATCTTTGCAGAGGCTGGAGTTAATCCTCGTGTCCTTGTGGCCCCAGCAACCTCCTAAGGTTCAAGGCCAGCTTAGGCAGGGCTTGGagtggaagagctttaaggtcccttccaacccaaaccattccatgatcctatgattTACAGGATGTTTCCCAGAGGTTTTCCCTGTTTCTCTCCTCCGCCGCTGAGCTGTGCCTAATTCCTGGCTTCAGGAGCAAAGCTGAGTGGGTTTTATTCCCCTCCTATCCAGGCCATGATGGAGCAATCCAAGAAATCCTCGCTCGTGGTTGCAAGGAGTATTCTCAACAACAAGCTCATCAGTAAGAAGCTGGAGCGGTACCTCAAGGTAGGTGTTGGTGGGGGGCTTGGGATAGGGTCAGGCTGGAAGCAGCACTTCCATGATGCTGGAATTTCTTGGGAGCTGCTCTTGAAGGGGGCTTTGGAGATGAGGATTTGCCTTCTCTTTCCAGGGAGAGAATCCTTTCACGGATGAcccagaggagaaagaggagcacgaggaaggagaaggaggagccAGTGGGAATGTGGAGGAAGGAACAGCGGAAGGAGGAGATGAAAACAAGGATGAGGAGGAAAACGCAGAGGAGGAAAATCTGGAAGAGGAGAATCCAGAGGAGGAGAATccagaggaggaaaacaagGATGTCAAAGGGAACCTGGAAGCAGAAGGtgctgggaatgggggggaGCAAGAAGAAACAGGGACAGAGACAGCTGAGGCACAAGCACAAGCAGAGATGGAATCGGCTGCAGGGAATGTGGAGGAGCAGTATTCCCTGCCTCCGGAAGAATCCCTCCCTGAGGAAGGAGAGCACCAGACAGTAGAAGATGAGGAGGAGGGAAGCGaggaagctgctgcagcacaagaggaggaagaagataGGGATTAAACTCTGGAGGGGGGAACGATGTGGGAAAGAGCTGCTGTATTGGGGGGATTTTAAACCATACCTGTACCTGTGAATTCCATAGCACATATTCCAAGTTCTCATCCCGCTCCACTCCCGCAGGCAGTGGAAGCCTTTCCCTTAAAAGTGATTTTGGGGGGAATTGAGGGGTTTTTAAGCAAACCTTGGGGTTTAGGCACTGAGGGGTTGCGTGCTCTCTGGGTTGTAGCTAAGAGCACTTCTTTTGTGCAACCTCTTCTCATCCCATTGGATTGAACAGCGAAGGGGTTTGGCCCTTTGGAAACATCAGGAATTCTACCCTGGGTTTCCAATCTCTGCCTCTAACTCCCacctggctgtgctgtgtgtCCCGTCCCTCCCCCCCCCGCTGTCTTATTGTGCCGAGGAGACCGTGGTGTCAGCATTGTGTTGTCCGTAAACCACTTGGATTTTCCAAGTGAATGTGGAGATAAAAGGGACTGTCCCGACATTCCCTGCGGCTCTGCCTTCGTTTctgctgccctggagcagcctGGGAGAGGTTGGAGGCTTAGGAATGGGTTGGGAATGCCGTGTCCTGGTTCGCTGTGTTCCTCTCTCCATTCATAGTGAACCCCGTCCGCAGTCATTCATCATCCCCTGGAGCAGGGATCCTCTTTCCTGGAATGAGGAAATCCGTTTCCGTGCCATTCCTGCTTCCGTTCCAGGAGCTTCCCTGCAGGATGGGGTGAGGGATAAGGATGTGCTCACCCTCTATCCTGGCTTACAAACTCTGTACAGGAGACGTTTCCCTTGGGAAAGGAGgtttcagcaccagtgtgaaGACTGCTCCCAACTTCAAACCTTAGGAATACCGAGGTGGGATCAAGAGAGGGATCATTCCATCTCCTCCCCACCACAGCGATCCATGGAAACACACAGTCCTGATCCTGGCATTGCCCATTGGCCTTTCCCAAGCG is from Lathamus discolor isolate bLatDis1 unplaced genomic scaffold, bLatDis1.hap1 Scaffold_51, whole genome shotgun sequence and encodes:
- the AKAP8L gene encoding A-kinase anchor protein 8-like isoform X1, with protein sequence MSYSGYGDWNAGTNRGYEGYSYSYGYSQENSGNYGYGMATSNSWEMANSDVDVNPDGSGGAEGVLGKVNPRLDMVAHMDTDAMQGAHYGSGGRYDSYDSRPSMAERDVYRAGYDYGEAEPDNDGSYEGPYDSFYGNRREQFQGRARENFGQRGQNWEWENRSTRPPASAYPGRMSGQWNEAPQAMGSRGAHGSSRLPSLFSHNIIPELGMFQGMRGFQGSMRYGGGMMKQHMRRSWKMWDSDYKPQKKKLRKDPSTKKRKLLNSSDDPESRAAKTDGSENSDSDNEEGTEGESGEKEEKEGSRGEGEEEEGKDSEKGALTIQEEISQIKRRLQAGKRTPERQKKKHRDRMVERIQFVCSLCKYRTFYDDEMSSHLESKFHKEHFKFVGTKLPQQTADFLQEYVANKTRKTEERRKAIEDINAVIQQIYRDQDLTQDVGMEHFIKKVEAAHCAACDLFIPMQYGIIQKHLKSLDHNHNRRAMMEQSKKSSLVVARSILNNKLISKKLERYLKGENPFTDDPEEKEEHEEGEGGASGNVEEGTAEGGDENKDEEENAEEENLEEENPEEENPEEENKDVKGNLEAEGAGNGGEQEETGTETAEAQAQAEMESAAGNVEEQYSLPPEESLPEEGEHQTVEDEEEGSEEAAAAQEEEEDRD
- the AKAP8L gene encoding A-kinase anchor protein 8-like isoform X2 codes for the protein MATSNSWEMANSDVDVNPDGSGGAEGVLGKVNPRLDMVAHMDTDAMQGAHYGSGGRYDSYDSRPSMAERDVYRAGYDYGEAEPDNDGSYEGPYDSFYGNRREQFQGRARENFGQRGQNWEWENRSTRPPASAYPGRMSGQWNEAPQAMGSRGAHGSSRLPSLFSHNIIPELGMFQGMRGFQGSMRYGGGMMKQHMRRSWKMWDSDYKPQKKKLRKDPSTKKRKLLNSSDDPESRAAKTDGSENSDSDNEEGTEGESGEKEEKEGSRGEGEEEEGKDSEKGALTIQEEISQIKRRLQAGKRTPERQKKKHRDRMVERIQFVCSLCKYRTFYDDEMSSHLESKFHKEHFKFVGTKLPQQTADFLQEYVANKTRKTEERRKAIEDINAVIQQIYRDQDLTQDVGMEHFIKKVEAAHCAACDLFIPMQYGIIQKHLKSLDHNHNRRAMMEQSKKSSLVVARSILNNKLISKKLERYLKGENPFTDDPEEKEEHEEGEGGASGNVEEGTAEGGDENKDEEENAEEENLEEENPEEENPEEENKDVKGNLEAEGAGNGGEQEETGTETAEAQAQAEMESAAGNVEEQYSLPPEESLPEEGEHQTVEDEEEGSEEAAAAQEEEEDRD